A part of Amycolatopsis lurida genomic DNA contains:
- a CDS encoding MFS transporter, protein MTRPEPAVRRARLAVMGVFGLCGLICAVWSASLPSINARLHLGEGRIGLVLLSTALGSMACMPVAGRLADAWSSRAVLRVIAPVAALTLLGPALAPNFPVLLVAAFVLGGALGSLDVAMNGHAVEVETRYGRSIMSAFHGVWSLGGVAGGLTITIGLHLETGGPALMVGAGVVAAALFLLPGKHLLTGKTQGEVTDDPVVSSAGLPTSTIMLLGLVALAGFVSEGAGYSWASLHAQGMLGADPATASFAYTAFAAALTVSRLTADRIRSKVNPASWMRYAGSVAVLGYALVLVAPLLPGARLAFGLVGWVVVAAGLATVVPAIFSAVGAGGANVGRALSWVTTMAYAGQLGGPAVIGPLADATSLGTAMVVPGLLAAVIAIAGPVVVRRATARHLTTAGLD, encoded by the coding sequence GTGACGCGTCCCGAGCCCGCCGTTCGTCGCGCCAGATTGGCCGTGATGGGCGTTTTCGGGCTCTGCGGCTTGATCTGCGCCGTCTGGAGCGCGTCACTGCCGTCGATCAACGCCCGGCTCCACCTCGGCGAAGGCCGGATCGGGCTGGTCCTGCTGAGCACCGCGCTCGGCTCGATGGCCTGCATGCCGGTGGCCGGGCGGCTGGCCGACGCCTGGTCGAGCCGCGCGGTGTTACGGGTGATCGCGCCCGTCGCGGCGCTCACGCTGCTCGGCCCCGCGCTGGCCCCGAATTTTCCGGTACTGCTGGTCGCCGCGTTCGTGCTCGGCGGTGCGCTCGGCTCCTTGGACGTCGCGATGAACGGCCACGCGGTCGAGGTGGAAACCCGCTACGGACGCTCGATCATGTCGGCGTTCCACGGGGTGTGGAGCCTGGGAGGAGTGGCCGGCGGCCTCACGATCACCATCGGCCTGCATCTCGAAACGGGTGGCCCGGCGCTGATGGTCGGCGCCGGTGTGGTCGCGGCAGCACTGTTTCTCTTGCCCGGCAAGCATTTGCTGACCGGCAAGACACAAGGCGAGGTGACGGATGACCCGGTCGTCTCTTCCGCCGGGCTGCCGACGAGCACCATCATGCTGCTCGGCTTGGTCGCACTGGCCGGTTTCGTCAGCGAGGGCGCCGGTTACAGCTGGGCTTCCCTGCACGCGCAAGGAATGCTCGGCGCGGATCCGGCGACGGCGTCGTTCGCGTACACGGCGTTCGCCGCCGCGCTGACCGTTTCCCGGCTCACCGCCGACCGGATCCGGTCGAAGGTGAACCCGGCGAGCTGGATGCGGTACGCGGGATCGGTCGCCGTGCTGGGGTACGCGCTCGTTCTCGTCGCGCCGCTGCTTCCCGGGGCACGGCTGGCTTTCGGCCTGGTCGGCTGGGTGGTCGTGGCGGCCGGTCTGGCGACCGTCGTACCGGCGATCTTCAGCGCCGTCGGCGCGGGTGGCGCGAACGTCGGGCGCGCGCTTTCCTGGGTGACCACCATGGCCTACGCCGGGCAGCTCGGCGGGCCCGCGGTCATCGGCCCGCTCGCCGACGCCACCTCGCTGGGCACCGCCATGGTGGTACCCGGCCTGCTCGCGGCGGTGATCGCCATCGCCGGACCGGT
- a CDS encoding HIT family protein, whose protein sequence is MDETDTACVFCEIAAGRQDTGRVLFEDETTIAFLDHTAVTPGHTLVIPRAHAADIWEISAEGAAAVMRTVHSMAARIREVLRPDGLTLFQANRSAGWQDVFHLHVHLVPRRAGDHLTRPWVASVKGDDELAAVRALLATPLER, encoded by the coding sequence ATGGACGAAACCGACACCGCTTGCGTTTTCTGCGAGATCGCGGCCGGCCGGCAGGACACCGGGCGCGTACTGTTCGAGGACGAGACCACGATCGCGTTCCTCGACCACACCGCCGTGACGCCGGGACACACCCTGGTGATACCCCGGGCCCATGCCGCCGACATCTGGGAGATCTCCGCCGAGGGCGCGGCCGCCGTCATGCGGACCGTCCACTCGATGGCCGCCCGGATCCGCGAAGTGCTGCGGCCGGACGGATTGACCTTGTTCCAGGCCAACCGATCCGCCGGCTGGCAGGACGTCTTCCACCTTCATGTCCACCTGGTGCCCAGGAGGGCGGGTGATCATTTGACGAGGCCTTGGGTCGCCTCGGTGAAAGGTGACGACGAGCTGGCGGCCGTGCGCGCCCTGCTCGCGACGCCGCTCGAACGGTGA